A DNA window from Castanea sativa cultivar Marrone di Chiusa Pesio chromosome 7, ASM4071231v1 contains the following coding sequences:
- the LOC142643541 gene encoding putative F-box protein At3g58860, producing the protein MELQRKQSKQEDEQMCDLPEPIIHKILFLLNTKDAARTSVLSKTWQRAWTSFPRISFEELDFKAGDIEQPNYYPKTNKAIKMKKESFMAYIDKNLQSFLEHNSNVEEFTLNLTYHDKEFVLPRVVKWLTFATERKVKVLSLCLSIIDFIDEHKLLGKQVYYSLPQVVLEAKTISELQLSHCKLEPCNEFKFCHLKTLNLDDVHLDEQVILNLTLSCPLIEDFRLNNCQGFEHLNVSLPRLNLFHIVANTKVLRIEIDAPSLQTFHYWNRYSHGLENEHCDIYLEACKNLKRLYFHNIMAVDLLENISSKFPTLEVLKISEWKMTDIEISCQTLRVLTLENCRDLEVVEVDTPNLVSLHCRMNKLPFYSFDAPSLQEVELKFYLRSCSNLWFDDLKKLVGKFKNSEGLNLVIHSKCYGILLDGLNERVLSWLIDLTELRPTIAVSSMSLSSLVERFLLDSHVETLSILSSSSKLLEVLNEKLINRLFKSRCLHDSLSGVKVENLDREEDLEFSKWIALAKSHETMDYKITSFKLEWM; encoded by the exons ATGGAACTACAAAGGAAACAAAGCAAACAAGAAGATGAACAAATGTGTGATTTGCCTGAACCCATTATTCACAAAATACTCTTTCTCCTCAACACCAAAGATGCAGCTAGAACTAGTGTTTTGTCCAAGACTTGGCAACGTGCATGGACTTCATTCCCTCGCATTTCTTTTGAGGAATTGGATTTTAAAGCTGGAGACATTGAACAACCCAATTATTATCCAAAAACCAACAAAGCAATCAAGATGAAGAAGGAGAGTTTCATGGCTTACATAGATAAAAACCTTCAAAGCTTCCTTGAACACAACTCAAACGTAGAGGAATTCACTCTCAATTTAACCTACCATGACAAAGAGTTTGTGTTGCCTCGCGTTGTCAAATGGTTAACCTTTGCAACTGAGAGAAAAGTCAAGGTACTGAGTCTTTGCTTGTCGATAATAGATTTTATTGATGAGCATAAATTATTAGGAAAACAAGTATATTACAGTTTACCTCAGGTTGTGCTTGAGGCCAAAACAATATCTGAGCTCCAGTTATCACATTGCAAGCTGGAGCCCTGTAATGAgtttaagttttgtcatttgaaAACTTTGAATTTGGATGATGTCCATCTAGATGAACAGGTAATTCTGAATCTGACACTTAGCTGTCCTTTGATCGAGGATTTTCGACTAAATAATTGTCAAGGGTTCGAACATTTAAATGTGAGTCTTCCTCGACTTAATTTGTTTCATATAGTAGCTAATACAAAGGTCTTGAGGATTGAAATTGATGCGCCAAGTTTACAAACTTTTCACTACTGGAATCGTTACTCACATGGGTTGGAGAATGAGCATTGTGATATTTACTTGGAAGCatgcaaaaatttgaaaagactATATTTCCATAACATCATGGCAGTTGATTTGCTTGAAAATATAAGTTCAAAGTTTCCCACTCTTGAGGTCTTGAAAATCTCAGAATGGAAGATGACAGATATCGAAATCTCTTGTCAAACGCTTAGGGTGCTCACCTTAGAGAATTGTAGAGATCTTGAGGTGGTGGAAGTTGATACCCCCAATTTAGTTTCACTTCATTGCAGGATGAATAAATTGCCTTTCTATTCTTTTGATGCTCCAAGTTTGCAAGAAGTCGAGCTTAAATTCTATCTTCGAAGTTGTTCCAATCTTTGGTTTGATGACTTGAAAAAACTTGTTGGAAAGTTTAAGAATTCTGAAGGTTTGAACTTGGTCATCCACTCCAAG TGCTATGGCATTCTACTAGATGGATTGAATGAACGTGTGCTTTCTTGGCTAATTGATCTCACGGAATTGAGGCCAACAATAGCCGTATCTTCAATGAGTTTATCCAGTTTGGTAGAAAGATTTTTGCTTGATAGTCATGTAGAGACCCTATCGATATTGTCTAGTTCCAGCAAATTACTGGAG GTCCTGAATGAGAAGCTAATTAACAGACTATTCAAATCAAGGTGTCTACACGATTCCTTATCTGGTGTAAAGGTTGAGAACTTAGATAGGGAAGAAGATCTTGAATTTTCCAAGTGGATTGCTTTGGCGAAGTCACATGAAACTATGGACTACAAGATAACTAGTTTTAAACTTGAATGGATGTGA
- the LOC142644653 gene encoding alanine--tRNA ligase, chloroplastic/mitochondrial, producing MKSLKLPYSLHSSHGGKTFIPFPNRKLALSTGLFTRTITLFSPSIFPSGHCDLKEARRMQFSMSSTSASIQPMSEELMGDTSKDLPVSGDSIRRRFLGFYASRGHKVLPSASLVPDDPTVLLTIAGMLQFKPVFLGKVPREVPRATTAQRCIRTNDVENVGRTARHHTFFEMLGNFSFGDYFKKEAIKWAWELSTIEFGLPANRLWISVYENDDEAFEIWHDEVGVPTERIKRMGEDDNFWTSGVTGPCGPCSEIYYDFHPERGILDTDLGDDTRFIEFYNLVFMQYNKKEDGSLEPLKQRNIDTGLGLERVARILQKVSSNYETDLIYPIIEKTSELANVSYVLADDHIKMNLKIIGDHLRAIVYLISDGVFPSNIGRGYVVRRLIRRAVRTGRLLGIKGDGRGNLEGAFLPVIAEKVIELSTHIDVDVKDRSPRILEELKREELRFVQTLERGEKLLDEMLVDALSRAKENGTAPCLSGKDAFLLYDTYGFPVEITKEVAEERGASIDMNGFDIEMENQRRQSQAAHSAVKLEVGNGADLAENVADTEFLGYNSLYAKAVVESLLVNGSPVIQVSEGSDVEVLLNRTPFYAESGGQIGDNGFLYFNDGENLQKAVVEIKDVQKSFGNIYVHKGTIREGVLEVGREVEAAVDPKLRQRAKVHHTATHLLQAALKKVVGQETSQAGSLVAFDRLRFDFNFPRPLLDSELVEIEGLVNSWIGAATILQTKVMLLADAKKAGAIAMFGEKYGEQVRVVEVPGVSMELCGGTHVSNTSEIRGFKIISEQGIASGIRRIEAVAGEAFIEYVNARDYHMKNLCSTLKVKAEDVTTRVENLLEELRMARNEVSTLRAKAAEYKASIIASNAFPVGASNKIRVLVECMDDTDADSLRSAAEYLVDALQDPAAVVLGSCPGEGKVSLVAAFTPGVVDLGIQAGKFVGPIAKLCGGGGGGRPNFAQAGGRKPENLSSALEKARSELVTILTEKAS from the exons ATGAAAAGCCTGAAGCTCCCATACTCCCTGCACAGCAGCCATGGAGGCAAGACTTTTATCCCATTTCCCAACAGAAAACTTGCGCTTTCGACTG GTCTTTTTACAAGAACCATTACCCTTTTTTCTCCTAGTATTTTCCCCAGTGGTCATTGTGATCTAAAAGAAGCACGTCGCATGCAATTCAGCATGAGCAGTACATCAG CATCAATACAGCCCATGAGTGAGGAACTGATGGGGGATACATCCAAGGATCTCCCTGTAAGTGGGGATTCTATTCGCCGTCGATTTCTTGGTTTTTATGCTTCCCGTGGTCACAAGGTTCTTCCAAGTGCTTCTCTAGTGCCAGATGATCCAACGGTTCTACTGACAATTGCAGGAATGCTTCAATTTAAGCCTGTATTCCTTGGAAAG GTTCCCAGAGAGGTACCTCGTGCTACAACTGCACAAAGGTGCATACGTACCAATGATGTGGAGAATGTAGGGCGAACAGCTCGACATCATACATTCTTTGAGATGCTTGGAAACTTCAGTTTTGGAGACTACTTCAAGAAGGAAGCAATTAAATGGGCATGGGAGCTTTCAACCATAGA ATTTGGATTGCCAGCCAACAGACTATGGATTAGCGTTTATGAAAATGATGATGAAGCTTTTGAAATCTGGCATGATGAG GTGGGGGTTCCTACAGAGCGTATAAAGAGGATGGGTGAAGATGACAACTTCTGGACCAGTGGAGTTACTGGTCCCTGTGGTCCATGCTCAGAGATTTATTATGATTTCCATCCTGAAAGAGGAATTCTAGACACT GATCTTGGAGATGATACTAGGTTCATAGAATTCTACAATCTGGTTTTCATGCAATACAACAAAAAGGAGGATGGTTCACTTGAACCCTTAAAACAGAGGAATATAGACACTGGGCTTGGCCTAGAGCGTGTGGCTCGTATCCTTCAGAAG GTTTCAAGCAATTATGAGACTGACTTGATTTATCCCATTATAGAGAAGACCTCCGAATTAGCAAATGTGTCGTATGTTCTTGCTGATGATCATATAAAGATGAACCTTAAA ATTATAGGAGATCATTTGCGTGCAATTGTATATCTCATATCAGATGGGGTGTTCCCATCGAATATTGGTAGAGGCTATGTGGTTCGGAGGCTTATCAGAAGGGCTGTCCGTACTGGCAGGTTGCTTGGAATAAAGGGGGATGGTAGGGGTAACCTTGAAGGAGCATTTTTACCAGTCATTGCAGAAAAAGTGATAGAATTAAGCACCCATATTGATGTGGATGTAAAAGACAGGTCACCCCGCATTCTTGAGGAGTTAAAGAGGGAAGAACTTCGTTTCGTACAGACGTTGGAGAGAGGAGAAAAGTTGCTGGATGAAATGCTCGTTGATGCATTATCACGTGCAAAAGAAAATGGAACCGCACCTTGCTTATCTGGCAAAGATGCTTTTCTTTTGTATGACACATATGGATTTCCAGTTGAGATAACAAAAGAAGTGGCTGAAGAACGTGGTGCAAGTATAGATATGAATGGTTTCGATATTGAAATGGAGAACCAAAGGCGTCAATCTCAGGCTGCGCATAGTGCTGTTAAACTTGAGGTTGGAAATGGTGCAGATCTTGCTGAAAATGTAGCCGACACTGAATTTCTTGGATATAACTCCCTTTATGCTAAAGCAGTAGTGGAAAGCCTGCTGGTGAATGGGAGCCCGGTGATACAGGTTTCTGAAGGAAGTGATGTAGAAGTTCTGCTGAACAGGACTCCATTTTATGCTGAATCAGGTGGTCAAATTGGAGATAATGGTTTTCTATATTTTAACGATGGTGAAAACCTACAGAAAGCTGTTGTGGAGATAAAAGATGTTCAAAAATCTTTTGGTAACATATATGTTCATAAGGGTACTATTAGAGAGGGAGTTCTAGAGGTTGGTAGAGAAGTGGAAGCAGCAGTAGATCCAAAACTGAGACAGCGGGCTAAG GTTCATCATACTGCTACTCATTTGCTACAAGCTGCACTTAAGAAAGTTGTAGGCCAGGAAACATCACAAGCGGGTTCCTTGGTTGCTTTTGATCGTCTCAGGTTTGATTTCAACTTCCCCCGACCACTTCTTGACAGTGAGCTTGTGGAAATTGAAGGATTAGTCAACAGTTGGATTGGGGCTGCAACAATTCTTCAAACTAAAGTCATGCTTCTTGCTGATGCAAAAAAAGCTGGGGCTATTGCAATGTTCGGGGAAAAATATGGGGAACAG GTACGTGTTGTAGAGGTCCCTGGTGTATCTATGGAACTTTGTGGAGGAACCCATGTCAGCAATACCTCTGAAATTCGTGGTTTCAAAATAATCTCAGAGCAGGGTATTGCATCTGGAATCAGACGTATAGAAGCTGTGGCTGGTGAAGCTTTCATTGAATATGTCAATGCTAGAGATTACCATATGAAAAATCTATGTTCTACTCTCAAA GTCAAAGCTGAAGATGTAACAACCAGGGTAGAAAATCTCTTAGAGGAGTTACGGATGGCAAGAAATGAAGTTTCTACTTTGCGGGCTAAAGCAGCAGAATACAAAGCATCAATTATTGCAAGCAATGCATTCCCAGTGGGAGCTTCAAATAAGATAAG GGTATTAGTTGAGTGCATGGATGATACCGATGCTGATTCACTAAGAAGTGCAGCTGAGTATCTGGTGGATGCACTACAAGATCCAGCAGCTGTGGTATTGGGGTCATGTCCAGGTGAAGGGAAGGTTAGTTTGGTTGCTGCATTCACTCCTGGAGTGGTTGATTTAGGAATACAGGCAGGGAAGTTCGTAGGACCTATAGCTAAGTTGTGTGGCGGTGGAGGGGGTGGCAGGCCTAATTTTGCTCAGGCAGGTGGGAGGAAGCCTGAGAATTTGTCTAGTGCTCTGGAAAAGGCTCGGTCTGAGCTTGTCACAATTCTAACTGAGAAGGCAAGTTGA
- the LOC142644574 gene encoding alanine--tRNA ligase, chloroplastic/mitochondrial-like translates to MLQFKPVFLGKVPREVPRATTAQRCIRTNDVENVGRTARHHTFFEMLGNFSFGDYFKKEAIKWAWELSTIEFGLPANRLWISVYENDDEAFEIWHDEVCQIYN, encoded by the exons ATGCTTCAATTTAAGCCTGTATTCCTTGGAAAG GTTCCCAGAGAGGTACCTCGTGCTACAACTGCACAAAGGTGCATACGTACCAATGATGTGGAGAATGTAGGGCGAACAGCTCGACATCATACATTCTTTGAGATGCTTGGAAACTTCAGTTTTGGAGACTACTTCAAGAAGGAAGCAATTAAATGGGCATGGGAGCTTTCAACCATAGA ATTTGGATTGCCAGCCAACAGACTATGGATTAGTGTTTATGAAAATGATGATGAAGCTTTTGAAATCTGGCATGATGAGGTCTGCCAAATATATAACTAA